Genomic window (Streptomyces liliiviolaceus):
CCTCCCGGCGAAGGCCACCGGGCGGGCGCCGTCCCCGGGCAGCAGCAGACCGCCCCGCAGGGTCCGTTCCGTGACGGCGCTGCGCACTCCGGCCCGTTCGGAGAAGTACCAGCCGTCGATCTCCCGGTCCCTCAGGTCCGCCGCCGTGCGGGACTTGAGCGCGGTCACGCCCACCGCCGCGAACCCGCCCGCCGTGCAGGAGGCGACCCCGATCAGCATCGCCGCGGCGGTGCCCCGGACCGCGCCCGTCACGAACCGGCGGGCGATCCGCCCGGCACGCGGGGTGTGCGCCCCGTCCTGGCCGCCCCGGTTCGTCGCGCTCGCCATCAGGGCGGTGCCCGCCGCCGCGCAGGTGGTGCCGAGCAGCACGGTCCACGGGTTGCCTTCCCGGCCCAGCAGGGCCACGCCCGCCGTGACGGTTCCGGCCGCCGCCAGCCCAGCCCCGCCCAGCCGGGCCGCCACCCGGCTCATGGCCCCGCTCCAGGGCAGCCCGAGCGGGATCGGCCGGCGGGAGAGCCCCGCGATGCCGAGGAACAGGGTGAACAGCTGCGAGAACAGGAATCCGCCGAGCAGATCCGGCATCCAGCCGTCGCTGACCCCGCCGAAGCGGAACCCGAAGCGCAGATCGTCGAAGTACGCGTACCCCGCCCACATCAGCGCGCTCACCCCGGTGGTGACCAGCGCCTGCCGTCGCCGGAAGCCGCGGTCAGGACCAGGTGTCCCCGGTCGTCCCCGCCGCCCGGACGGCAGCAGGTAGCGGACCCCGAACGCGAACCCCAGGGTCTGGCCGACGAGCAGGGCGACCAGGGACAGCACGTCCTCAAGTCCGGCCAGGTCGTCGACCGCGCGGGCCAGGGTGACCGGCAGCAGGAACAAGGACAGCACGGCGAGGGCCAGCAGGCCCGGCGCGTACAGGGCGAGGGTCCGCGGCACCAGCGACTCCAGCTCCCACCAGGCCAGCCGGCCCGTGCCACGGCGGTGCAGCCCGCGGGCCAGCACGGTGAGCCGGCGGGTGGCGTCGGCGGCGGCCCGCGGCCCGGCGTCCGCGAACGCGGCCGGTACGAACGCCTCCAGGAGGTGCCCCTCGACCGCCGCCACCGTGGGGAAGCGCCGTGGGTCGAGCAGCGGCGCGGGGTCGCGGGAGGTGTCGCCGTAGACGGTGCGGGCCAGGGCGACCATCAGCGGTGTGGTGAGTGCCTGGGCCAGCGGCAGGTCGGGCCGCTCCGCCAGTTTCCGCAGCACCGGCGTCCACACGGTGTGCGGGACGCCGTCCGCCGTCACGCGCAACGGCCGCGCCGAACGCTCCAGATGCACCCCGGCCCGTACGAGGTCCAGGGGCCGCAGCTCCACCACCTCGGCCCCGGTGAGTACGTCGCCCTCCTCCACCGCGGCGGCCCAGGCGTCGCCGCGGCTGGTCAGCAGCAAGGGTGCGCCCGGATCGAGTTCGGCGTTGATCCGGCGTACGGCCGTCGCGCGGGCGGCGCGGGGCAGTTCGTCGAAGCCGTCGAGGACCGGTGCCACCAGGCCCATGTCGACCAGGACGCGGGCCAGGGTGCGCCGGTCGTCGGCCTGCGCGGCCAGCGGCCGGTAGTCGGCGGCGAGCCGGACCGCGAGCCAGTCGCGCAGCGACGCGCGCAGGGGGTCCCACGAGGCGAGCGGGAAGATCACCGGGACCGGTCCGCCCTCCTCGCGGGCCGCGAGGCGGTCGAGGACGTACCGCATGGCCAGCACGCTCTTGCCCGATCCGGGCTCGCCCAGGACCACGACGCGCGGGCCCGGCGGTGCGGCGGCCGGATCCGGGGCGGCCGGATCGGGGGTGCCCGGCTGCGGGGTGCCCGGATCCGGGGTGCCCGGGGTGACGCCGCCCGCGCGGGGGCGGGGCAGCACCGTGCCGGGCGGGATGTTGTACGGATGGTCGGCCAGGCGGCGGTCCGCGAGGGTCCAGTCCACCTCCAGCGGCGCGGGGTCCTGGAGGCGCCGCAGCCGTGCCTCGGCGGCCCACTGCTCCCGTACGGCCTCCGCGAGCGCCTCGACGGCCCGGCGCCGGTGAGCGCCGTCGCCGTCCGGGCGCGCGGTGGTGTCGCCGCGCAGTACGTCGGCCATCAGCGCGGCGACCGACATGAAGGCGCCGAGGGCCGTCAGCAGGACGCCGGCGGTGGCGGAGTCCTGCCACCAGAAGCGCAGGATCGCGGCCAGTGCCGCGAGTGCCACCGCGCATACGGCGAACCACATGCGTCTGCGCGCCTGCGCACTGTGCAGTCCGACTCGCATCCCCACCGCTCCCCCACCGCTGCCCCGCCGAACGTCGCGGTCGCGCGACCGCCGGAGTGACCCGTTTTAGTCCTCATCGCGTCGGCGAATTGGCTGTTCGAGACACGTGTGAGTGAGCGCGTGGGGGTGTTCGGGGGGCGGGTAGGAGCGTGGGGCACCGTCCGGTGCAGGGGTCAGGGGCATAGGCGGTGGGCATGGGCGGCGGCCCCGGCCCCTCTCCCAGGGGTGGGGGCGTTGGGGGTGGGGGTGTTGTGGGCGGGGTGTTGCGGGTGCGGGTTCGCTGTGGCTGGTCGCGCAGTTCCCCGCGCCCCTCAGGGGGCAGGGGGCTGCGTGGGTTTGTGCGTGCGGGAGCGTCGTGGCTGGTCGCGCCGTTCCTCGCGCCCCTTAGGGGGTGGGGGCTGCGTGGGTTTGTGCGTGCGGGAGCGTCGTGGTTGCTCGCGCCGTTCCTCGCGCCCCTTACGGGGCTAGTCCTGAGGGGTGTACTGCTCGCGGAGTTCGATCTTGCGTACCTTTCCCGAGACCGTCATCGGGAACGCGTCCATGATGCGCAGGCGGGTGGGTGCCTTGTAGTGGGCCAGGCGGTTCTCGCAGAAGGCGCGCAGTTCCGCCAGGGTCGGCGGATCGGCGGGGTCGCGTGGGATGACGCAGGCCAGTACCTCCTCGCCGTACCGCTCGTGCGCCACGCCGACCACCTGTACGTCGGCGATCTTCGGGTGCGCGTACAGGAACTCCTCGATCTCGCGCGGGTAGATGTTCTCGCCGCCCCGGATGATCATGTCCTTGATCCGGCCGACGATCTGTACGTATCCGTCGTCGAGCATCACCGCCAGGTCCCCGGTGTGCATCCAGCGCCCCGCGTCGACGGCCTCGGCGGTCTCCTCGGGCTCCTCCCAGTAACCGAGCATCACGCTGTAGCCCCGGGTGCACAGCTCGCCCGCGGAGCCCCGCGGCAGTGTCACGCCGGTCGCCGGGTCGACCACCTTGACCTCGATGTGCGGCAGGACGCGCCCGACCGTGCCGGTGCGGTGCTCCAGGTCGTCGTCCCGGCGCGTCTGGAGGGACACGGGCGAGGTCTCGGTCATGCCGTAGCAGATGGAGACCTCCGCCATGTGCATCTCGGAGACCACCCGTTTCATCACCTCCACCGGACAGGGCGAGCCCGCCATGATGCCGGTCCGCAGGGAGGAGAGGTCGTACTGCGCGAACTCCGGGAGGTTCAGCTCCGCGATGAACATCGTCGGTACGCCGTACAGCGAGGTGCAGTACTCCTCCTGCACCGCCCGGAGCGTCGCCGCGGGCTCGAAGGACGGCGCCGGAATGACGATGCACGCGCCGTGCGAGGTGGCCGCGAGGTTGCCCATCACCATGCCGAAGCAGTGATAGAAGGGCACCGGCACGCAGATACGGTCCCGTTCGGTGTAGGCGATCGACTCCCCCACGAAATAGCCGTTGTTGAGGATGTTGTGGTGGGAGAGGGTCGCGCCCTTGGGGAACCCGGTCGTGCCCGAGGTGTACTGGATGTTGATCGGGTCGTCGCAGGACAACTCCCGTGCGAGGAGGGGGAGTTGTTCATGGAGTTCCGGGGTGGCGCGGTCGAGCAGCGCGTCCCAGGTCGGGTCCCCGATGTACACGGTTTCCCGCAACTCCGGGCACGCGCCGCGCACTTGGCCGACCATCGCCCGGTAGTCGCTCGTCTTGTGGCTGAGCGAGGCGAACAGCAGTGAGATGCCCGCCTGCTTGAGGACGTACTCGACCTCGTGGGTGCGGTAGGCGGGGTTGATGTTCACCATGACCGCGCCGATGCGGGCGGTGGCGTACTGGACGAGCATCCATTCGGGGCAGTTGACCGCCCAGATGCCCACCCGGTCGCCCTTGGCCACGCCGCTCGCGAGCAGCGCGCACGCCAGCCGGTCGACGTCCGCGGCGAACCGGGCGTACGTCCAGCGCCGTCCCGAGGGCAGGTCGACGAGCACCTCGCGGTCCGGCCAACGGCTCACCGCCCGTTCGAGGTCGGCCCCGATCGTGTCCCCGAGCAGTCCGGTGCCGCTCACCCCGTGCGCGTACGACAGCTGCGTGGGCGTCCGTTCGGTCGTCGGGGCAGTCATCGGGGCGGTCGTCGGATCGGTCATCGGAAGTCCTCCTCGCGGTACTCGGCGTCGGAACCCGCCGCCGTGGCCTCGCGCAGCTCGATGCGCCGGATCTTCCCGGACACCGTCTTGGGCAGCTCGCCGAACTCCAGCCTGCGGATGCGCTTGTACGGGGCGAGGACCGTGCGCGAGTGCTCGAAGAGCACCTTCGCGGTGTCGGGGCCCGGCTCCCAGCCCTCCGCCGGCACGATGTACGCCTTGGGGACCGCGAGCCGCAGGTCGTCCGGCGCGGGCACGACGGCGGCCTCGGCGACGGCCTCGTGCTCCAGGAGCGCGCTCTCCAGCTCGAAGGGGCTGATCTTGTAGTCACTTGCCTTGAAAACGTCGTCCGACCGTCCCACATAAGTGACATAGCCGTCGGCGTCGCGCGAGCCGACGTCACCGGTGCGGTAGTAGCCGTCCGCCATCGCCTCGGCCGTGCGGTCGGGGTCGCCGTGGTAGCCGGTCATGACGCCCACCGGCCGCACGGACAGGTCGAGTGCGATCTCGCCCTCGGCCGCGCCCGGGGCGCCGGTCACCGGGTCGAGCAGTTCGACGCGGTAGCCGGGGCTCGGCCGTCCCATCGACCCCGTCTTCAGTGTCTGACCTGGGCTGTTGGACACCTGGACGGCCGTCTCGGTCTGCCCGAAGCCGTCCCTGATCGTGACGCCCCAGGCCCTGCGCACCTGCTCGATGACCTCGGGGTTGAGCGGTTCACCGGCGGCGACGACCTCGCGCGGGGGCGTCCGCAGCCGGCTCAGGTCGGCCTGGATGAGCATGCGCCACACGGTGGGCGGCGCGCAGAACGTCGTCACCCCGACCCGCTCGATCTCCGCCATCAGCCGGCCCGGGTCGAAGCGCGTGTAGTTGTGGATGAAGACGGTCGCCTCCGCGTTCCAGGGGGCGAAGAGGTTCGACCAGGCGTGCTTGGCCCAGCCGGGCGAGGCGATGTTCAGATGCACGTCACCGGGCTTGAGGCCGATCCAGTACATGGTCGCGAGGTGGCCGACCGGGTACGAGACATGGGTGTGCTCGACGAGTTTGGGGCGGGCGGTGGTGCCCGACGTGAAGTACAGCATCAGAGGGTCGTCGGCCCGGGTGGGGCCGTCCGGCGTGAACGGCTCGAAGGCGCGCGCATGGACCTCGTCGTAGGCGTGCCAGCCCGCACGTCCAGCACCGTGGGCTCCCACCGCCTCCACAGCCCCGACCGCTCCCACCGCGATACGTGTGTAGTCGCCGGGCACCTCGTCGAACTTGGCCGTGTCCTCGGCGCGCACGACGACGTGCCGGACACGGCCCCGTTCGACCCGGTCGCGCAGGTCGGCCGGGCCCAGCAGCGGGGTGGCGGGGATGACCACGGCACGCAGTTTCATCGCGGCCAGCGCGGTCTCCCACAGCTCGGCCTGGTTGCCGAGCATGACCAGGATGCGGTCACCGGCGCGGACCCCCAGCTCGCGCAGCCAGCCGGCGGCCCGGTCGGAGCGCATGGACAGCTCGGCGAAGGACAGCTCGATCTCGCAGCCGTCCTCCTCGACGATGTGCAGCGCGGTCCGGTAGTTGCCGGCCGCGATGACGTCGAACCAGTCGAGTGCCCAGTTGAAGTACTCGGGACGGGGCCAGGAGAAACCCTCGTAGGCCGTGCTGTAGTCCTCGCGGTGCGCCAGCAGGAAGTCCCGCGCCGCGCGGAAGCTCTCCGTGGGCTCCGTGGGCGTGGAGTGGGCCGGCGTCGTCGGCGGCGTCGTCATCAGTCCTCCTCGGTCCCGGACCATTGCCGGGTGGCTCTCCCCCATCGTGTAATCCGTGATGCGGGTCTCACTACCCCCGGACGGGGGGTCCGTGACGGTGAAGGGACGAGCACGTGGCAACTGGCGGCGCCGATGCGGTGGAGATGCGCGGCGCGCTGATGCGGCTGCGGCGGGAGACGGGGCTCGCCGTCGCCTTCGGCGGGCTGGTCGAACCGGGCCGCGCGCAGGTCCGCATCAGCGAGCTGAACGGCACGACGACGGCCGCGCTGAGCGCGCTCGCGGTGTCCTCGGGCAACGGGCTCGGCGGGAAGGCGGTCGCTCTCGTCCGGCCGTGCGCGGTGACGGACTACTCCTCGTCCCGGCGGATCAGCCACGAGTACGACGTCGCGGTCGCCGCGGAGGGGCTGCGCTCCGTCCTCGCGGTCCCCGTCGTCGTACGCCGCCGGGTGCGCGGTGTCCTGTACGGCGCCCTGCGCTCGGCCCAGCCCCTGGGCGACCGCACGCTGTCCGCGGCGGTGGAGGCCGCCCGGGACATGGAGCAGTCACTGGCCGTACGCGACGAGGCGTACGGCCTGCTGGCGGCGGCGCGGGAGCCCGGGGTGCCCTGGGGGCCGCAGAGGAACCCGGGGGCGCAGGGGGCGGAAGGCGTGGCCTGGGAGCGGCTCCGGGAGGCGCACGGTGCGCTGCGCGCGCTGGCCCCGCGGGTCATGGACCCGGCGCTGCGGGCCGAGCTGCTCTCGGTCTGCGAGACGCTGGCGGCCTCGCCGGGACGGGCACGGCCGTCCGGACCGGCGCAGCCGCCGGGCCCGGACCGGTCGGCGGGATCGCTCCGGACAGCGGAGCAGATCCGGCTCACCCCGCGTGAGCTGGACGTTCTCAGCTGTGTGGCCGTCGGTACGACCAACGCGGGGGCCGGGGAGCGGCTGGGGCTGCGCGCGGAGACCGTGAAGGCGTATCTGCGGTCGGCGATGCGCAAGCTGGGGGCCCATACGCGGCTGGAGGCCGTGGTGGCGGCGCGGCGGGCGGGGCTGCTGCCGTGAAGGTCCGTACCACTCCGTGTGTTTCATACATGTGCGGGTGCCATGAAATCCCGTATACCGAATCTCTGTTATTTCCCTCACGGTCGAACCCCCCGAAATTCAGGGGCTCTTTGCATAAGATTGTTCCGGACACGACTTGAGGGGAGCGGTGCGCGTGCGACGGGATTTCGAAGAGCCTGTCAGACCCCGTTCCGACCAGGTCATCGGGCGGGAGGAGCTGCTCGGACGAGCACGCGGCCAGCTCTCCCGAGGGGGCAGCCTCCTCTTGCACGGTCCGCCCGGAATAGGAAAGTCGACCGTCCTGCGGGCAATCACTGCGGAATACGCCGAATCGGCCCGGACTGTGTTGCGCTGCTCCGCCACCGAGTCCGAATCGCATCTCCCGTTCCTGGCACTGGTCGATCTGCTCGGTCTGGTCGCCGACGAGGTCGCCGACGCACTGCCCGCCCCGCAGCAGGCCGCGCTCGAAGCGGCCCTCACCGGGCGCGCGGAATCGTCCCTGCACCAGGACGGCCTGGCGCTGCGGCTCGCCGTCCTCTCGGTGTTGCGCGCCCTGGCGGCCAAGGGGCCCGTCCTCCTCGTCGCCGACGATCTGCAGTGGCTGGACGCGCCCAGCGCCGAGCTGCTCGCCTTCGCCGCCCGGCGCCTCGGCGGTATGCCGGTGCGGATGCTCGGCGCGGTGCGCACCGGAACGGAACCGAAGGAGCAGGAGCACGACCCGTATCTACGCGCGTATCCGCCGGAGACGCTGGCCCTGCGGCTGACCCCGCTGTCCCGGCCGCAGACCTCCGAGCTGCTGACCGCCCGCGGATACACCGGGCTGCGCCGCTCGACCCAGCGGGACATCCATCACACCAGCGGCGGCAACCCGCTCTTCGCGCTGGAGATCGGCCGGGCCCTCGCCGAGAGTCCGACGCCGCCCCGGCCCGGCGAGCCGCTGCCGGTGCCGACCTCGCTGCGCGCCCTCGTGCTCAGCCGTCTGGAACTGCTGTCCGCCGAGGCCCGGCAGACGCTCCTGGTGGCGAGCGCCGGAGCCCGCCCCACCCAGTCGCTGCTGGAGTCCGCGGGCCGTCCGGACGCGGAGGCCGAGATCGCGCTGGCCGCCTCCCTCGGACTGGTGGCGGCCCAGGGTCCGGACGGCAACGGCCCGGACGGGCAGGAGGGCGCCGTGCGGTTCGCGCACCCCCTCGTCTCGGCCGCGCTGTACGCCCAGGCGACACCCCAGGAACGGCGGGCCGCCCATGCCGCCCTGTCGACGGCCGCCTCCGAGCCGATCGAGCGGGCCCGGCATCTCGCGCTGGCCACCACCGGCACCGACGAACAGGTCGCCGAACGGCTCTCCGAGGCCGCCGCCCTGGCCCGGGACCGCGGCGCGCCCTCGGTGGCGGCCCAGCTCGGACTGCTCGCCGCCCGGCACACCCCGGCCGGCAGCCGCGTCGGCGCCGACGAGCGGCGGCTGCGGTCCGCCG
Coding sequences:
- a CDS encoding NACHT domain-containing protein translates to MRVGLHSAQARRRMWFAVCAVALAALAAILRFWWQDSATAGVLLTALGAFMSVAALMADVLRGDTTARPDGDGAHRRRAVEALAEAVREQWAAEARLRRLQDPAPLEVDWTLADRRLADHPYNIPPGTVLPRPRAGGVTPGTPDPGTPQPGTPDPAAPDPAAAPPGPRVVVLGEPGSGKSVLAMRYVLDRLAAREEGGPVPVIFPLASWDPLRASLRDWLAVRLAADYRPLAAQADDRRTLARVLVDMGLVAPVLDGFDELPRAARATAVRRINAELDPGAPLLLTSRGDAWAAAVEEGDVLTGAEVVELRPLDLVRAGVHLERSARPLRVTADGVPHTVWTPVLRKLAERPDLPLAQALTTPLMVALARTVYGDTSRDPAPLLDPRRFPTVAAVEGHLLEAFVPAAFADAGPRAAADATRRLTVLARGLHRRGTGRLAWWELESLVPRTLALYAPGLLALAVLSLFLLPVTLARAVDDLAGLEDVLSLVALLVGQTLGFAFGVRYLLPSGRRGRPGTPGPDRGFRRRQALVTTGVSALMWAGYAYFDDLRFGFRFGGVSDGWMPDLLGGFLFSQLFTLFLGIAGLSRRPIPLGLPWSGAMSRVAARLGGAGLAAAGTVTAGVALLGREGNPWTVLLGTTCAAAGTALMASATNRGGQDGAHTPRAGRIARRFVTGAVRGTAAAMLIGVASCTAGGFAAVGVTALKSRTAADLRDREIDGWYFSERAGVRSAVTERTLRGGLLLPGDGARPVAFAGRTRPPNCTMPLLPGRRCVDFVSRRTVFESRHGDVVALITPGAGPGTTAVHPTNLRSVLPDAGRDWLTQGPAAGVVARDLPQILVSGLLIGVVGGCVCGVYRALSVPSDLMRAASPGLSLRTDRTASLTRGGMVALLVALVCVPVVATPGDWGGLVHLGTQLWLPLGTAALALSAWGRFLVARSWLAATGQLPWRLMAFLDEAHQRGVLRQSGAGFEFRHLRLQAQLATGPTADVVAARSPGSRRLPGPPDAPDMDEGFDIHHRTS
- a CDS encoding AMP-binding protein, whose amino-acid sequence is MTAPTTERTPTQLSYAHGVSGTGLLGDTIGADLERAVSRWPDREVLVDLPSGRRWTYARFAADVDRLACALLASGVAKGDRVGIWAVNCPEWMLVQYATARIGAVMVNINPAYRTHEVEYVLKQAGISLLFASLSHKTSDYRAMVGQVRGACPELRETVYIGDPTWDALLDRATPELHEQLPLLARELSCDDPINIQYTSGTTGFPKGATLSHHNILNNGYFVGESIAYTERDRICVPVPFYHCFGMVMGNLAATSHGACIVIPAPSFEPAATLRAVQEEYCTSLYGVPTMFIAELNLPEFAQYDLSSLRTGIMAGSPCPVEVMKRVVSEMHMAEVSICYGMTETSPVSLQTRRDDDLEHRTGTVGRVLPHIEVKVVDPATGVTLPRGSAGELCTRGYSVMLGYWEEPEETAEAVDAGRWMHTGDLAVMLDDGYVQIVGRIKDMIIRGGENIYPREIEEFLYAHPKIADVQVVGVAHERYGEEVLACVIPRDPADPPTLAELRAFCENRLAHYKAPTRLRIMDAFPMTVSGKVRKIELREQYTPQD
- a CDS encoding AMP-binding protein; this translates as MTTPPTTPAHSTPTEPTESFRAARDFLLAHREDYSTAYEGFSWPRPEYFNWALDWFDVIAAGNYRTALHIVEEDGCEIELSFAELSMRSDRAAGWLRELGVRAGDRILVMLGNQAELWETALAAMKLRAVVIPATPLLGPADLRDRVERGRVRHVVVRAEDTAKFDEVPGDYTRIAVGAVGAVEAVGAHGAGRAGWHAYDEVHARAFEPFTPDGPTRADDPLMLYFTSGTTARPKLVEHTHVSYPVGHLATMYWIGLKPGDVHLNIASPGWAKHAWSNLFAPWNAEATVFIHNYTRFDPGRLMAEIERVGVTTFCAPPTVWRMLIQADLSRLRTPPREVVAAGEPLNPEVIEQVRRAWGVTIRDGFGQTETAVQVSNSPGQTLKTGSMGRPSPGYRVELLDPVTGAPGAAEGEIALDLSVRPVGVMTGYHGDPDRTAEAMADGYYRTGDVGSRDADGYVTYVGRSDDVFKASDYKISPFELESALLEHEAVAEAAVVPAPDDLRLAVPKAYIVPAEGWEPGPDTAKVLFEHSRTVLAPYKRIRRLEFGELPKTVSGKIRRIELREATAAGSDAEYREEDFR
- a CDS encoding helix-turn-helix transcriptional regulator yields the protein MRGALMRLRRETGLAVAFGGLVEPGRAQVRISELNGTTTAALSALAVSSGNGLGGKAVALVRPCAVTDYSSSRRISHEYDVAVAAEGLRSVLAVPVVVRRRVRGVLYGALRSAQPLGDRTLSAAVEAARDMEQSLAVRDEAYGLLAAAREPGVPWGPQRNPGAQGAEGVAWERLREAHGALRALAPRVMDPALRAELLSVCETLAASPGRARPSGPAQPPGPDRSAGSLRTAEQIRLTPRELDVLSCVAVGTTNAGAGERLGLRAETVKAYLRSAMRKLGAHTRLEAVVAARRAGLLP